Proteins from one Acidimicrobiales bacterium genomic window:
- a CDS encoding DMT family transporter, with protein MQTGMVVIVSLGSALAYALASVLQQYAAVQAPESDALRMSLLFRLARRPVWLFGILADIGGFVLQFIALGHGSLVLVQPLLVCGLLFALPLGKVFARMGMPTRAEWTGAGLTVAGLAVFLLVANPGEGSTSATALGWTIVTVTTAVPAAALTVSARFTTGPVRASLLATAAGFIYGLTAAYTKTVAHVVTANPGSVAHLAVHVARSWEVYAIAITGLASMILAQSAFQAGPLGWSLPALTVVDPVVSIIVGAVAFGEYVDASVGALTIQAVSLIVMAAGVVIVARSPAGPGGVEPGAGGAVANVPSHADQP; from the coding sequence ATGCAGACCGGCATGGTCGTCATCGTCTCGCTCGGCTCGGCGCTGGCGTATGCCCTGGCGTCGGTGCTGCAGCAGTACGCGGCGGTACAGGCCCCGGAGTCCGACGCCCTGCGGATGAGCCTGCTGTTCCGGCTGGCCCGCCGCCCGGTGTGGCTGTTCGGGATCCTGGCCGACATCGGCGGCTTCGTCCTGCAGTTCATCGCCCTGGGGCATGGCTCCCTGGTCCTGGTGCAGCCCCTGCTGGTGTGCGGGCTGCTCTTTGCCCTGCCGCTCGGGAAGGTGTTCGCCCGGATGGGCATGCCGACGCGAGCGGAGTGGACGGGGGCGGGGCTGACGGTCGCGGGATTGGCGGTCTTCCTTCTCGTGGCCAACCCCGGCGAGGGCTCGACCAGCGCCACTGCTCTGGGCTGGACCATCGTAACGGTGACCACCGCCGTGCCCGCGGCCGCGCTCACCGTGAGCGCCCGCTTCACCACCGGGCCGGTGCGCGCCAGCCTGCTGGCCACCGCCGCCGGGTTCATCTACGGGCTGACGGCGGCGTACACCAAGACCGTGGCCCACGTGGTCACCGCCAACCCCGGCAGCGTCGCCCACCTGGCGGTGCACGTGGCCCGTTCGTGGGAGGTCTACGCCATCGCCATCACCGGCCTGGCCAGCATGATCCTGGCCCAGAGCGCGTTCCAGGCCGGGCCCCTCGGCTGGTCCCTGCCGGCGCTCACCGTCGTCGACCCGGTGGTGAGCATCATCGTCGGCGCCGTGGCCTTCGGCGAGTACGTCGACGCCTCGGTCGGGGCGCTGACGATCCAGGCCGTGAGCCTGATCGTGATGGCGGCGGGGGTGGTGATCGTGGCCCGGTCCCCGGCCGGGCCGGGCGGCGTCGAGCCAGGCGCGGGCGGGGCGGTAGCTAACGTGCCCAGCCATGCCGATCAACCCTGA
- a CDS encoding MaoC/PaaZ C-terminal domain-containing protein, whose protein sequence is MPINPDAVGTESDPVEYSWTSKDCLLYSVGVGAGTAELAFTTENSQNIPQQVLPTFAVIVGLAAFGGAFANIGTFNPAMLVHGEQGIFLEAPIPVEGTVRTVTRITGIYDKASAAVIALESRSDDAGTSTPLFRNTSSLFIRGEGGFGGDRGPSGPKAAIPERPADETVTYPISPDQALVYRLSGDRNPLHSDPTFAGMAGFDRPILHGLCTYGFTGRALLHALCGSDPARFGSMEGRFSKPTYPGDELRVSMWREGDGAVFRAETQRGEVVIDGGRFTFRP, encoded by the coding sequence ATGCCGATCAACCCTGACGCCGTCGGGACCGAGAGCGATCCCGTCGAGTACTCCTGGACGTCGAAGGACTGCCTCCTCTACTCCGTCGGCGTGGGTGCCGGCACCGCGGAGCTGGCGTTCACCACCGAGAACAGCCAGAACATCCCCCAGCAGGTATTGCCGACGTTCGCCGTCATCGTCGGCCTGGCGGCCTTCGGGGGCGCCTTCGCCAACATCGGGACGTTCAACCCCGCCATGCTCGTGCACGGGGAGCAGGGCATCTTCCTCGAGGCGCCGATCCCCGTCGAGGGCACCGTGCGCACGGTCACCCGCATCACCGGCATCTACGACAAGGCCAGCGCGGCGGTGATCGCCCTCGAGTCCCGCTCCGACGACGCCGGGACCAGCACGCCCCTGTTCCGCAACACGTCGTCGCTGTTCATCCGGGGGGAGGGCGGCTTCGGCGGGGACCGCGGGCCCTCCGGCCCCAAGGCCGCCATTCCCGAGCGTCCGGCCGACGAGACCGTGACCTACCCGATCAGCCCCGACCAGGCCCTCGTGTACCGGCTGTCGGGGGACCGCAACCCGCTGCACTCCGACCCCACCTTCGCCGGCATGGCCGGCTTCGACCGGCCCATCCTCCACGGCCTGTGCACCTACGGCTTCACCGGGCGGGCCCTGCTCCACGCCCTGTGCGGGTCCGACCCCGCCCGCTTCGGCTCCATGGAGGGACGGTTCTCGAAGCCCACCTATCCCGGTGACGAGCTCCGCGTCTCGATGTGGCGCGAGGGGGACGGCGCCGTGTTCCGGGCCGAGACCCAGCGGGGCGAGGTCGTGATCGACGGCGGACGGTTCACGTTCCGGCCCTAG
- a CDS encoding alpha/beta hydrolase — protein sequence MLLLHGQPGAAGDWDPVADLLVADHRVIVPDRPGYGDSPGPASGPAGNADVMARLLDRLGAAPATVAGHSYGATVALRLAELHPEAVAALVLVCPAGVPRALSLGDRLLALPLAGEVLARAAMRGAARVLTRLPPEGPDLAIGPVAALPRARLGAYAARWRTGEDWRSFAVEQRALVTEMPAVAGALPDVGVPVTVLAGRRDHVVPPSAIPPLAAALPDCSVVWVPTGGHLLVWEEPELVATSVARAARDAGRQTMRDWRSPQ from the coding sequence GTGCTGCTGCTGCACGGCCAGCCCGGGGCAGCGGGGGACTGGGACCCGGTGGCGGACCTGCTCGTGGCCGACCACCGGGTGATCGTGCCCGACCGGCCCGGCTACGGGGACAGCCCGGGGCCGGCGTCGGGGCCGGCCGGCAACGCCGACGTGATGGCCCGCCTGCTCGACCGCCTCGGGGCCGCTCCCGCCACCGTGGCCGGTCACAGCTACGGGGCCACGGTGGCCCTCCGGCTGGCCGAGCTCCACCCCGAGGCCGTGGCCGCCCTCGTGCTCGTCTGCCCGGCCGGGGTGCCCCGGGCCCTCAGCCTCGGGGACCGCCTGCTGGCCCTGCCTCTGGCCGGCGAGGTGCTGGCCCGGGCCGCCATGCGCGGCGCCGCCCGCGTCCTCACGCGCCTGCCCCCGGAGGGCCCCGACCTGGCCATCGGTCCCGTGGCCGCCCTCCCCCGGGCCCGGCTCGGCGCCTACGCGGCCCGGTGGCGGACGGGGGAGGACTGGCGCTCGTTCGCCGTCGAGCAGCGGGCGCTGGTGACCGAGATGCCGGCGGTGGCGGGGGCCCTGCCGGACGTGGGCGTGCCGGTGACCGTCCTCGCCGGGCGCAGGGACCATGTCGTGCCCCCCTCCGCCATCCCCCCGCTGGCCGCCGCCCTCCCGGACTGCAGCGTGGTGTGGGTCCCGACCGGTGGCCACCTCCTGGTCTGGGAGGAGCCGGAGCTGGTGGCGACGTCCGTGGCGCGCGCCGCGCGCGACGCCGGCCGTCAGACGATGCGCGACTGGCGTTCGCCCCAGTAG
- a CDS encoding acyl-CoA synthetase (activates fatty acids by binding to coenzyme A) translates to VFGIPNDEMGEEVKAVVQLVDPAKAGPEMEKELVSFCRSQLAHYKCPRSVDFEAELPRHPTGKLYKRLLRDRYWGERQSRIV, encoded by the coding sequence CGTGTTCGGCATCCCCAACGACGAGATGGGTGAAGAGGTGAAGGCGGTGGTCCAGCTGGTCGACCCCGCCAAGGCCGGGCCCGAGATGGAGAAGGAGCTGGTCTCGTTCTGCCGGAGCCAGCTGGCCCACTACAAGTGCCCACGCAGCGTGGACTTCGAGGCCGAGCTGCCCCGCCACCCGACCGGCAAGCTGTACAAGCGCCTGCTCCGGGACCGCTACTGGGGCGAACGCCAGTCGCGCATCGTCTGA